From Desulfatiglans sp., one genomic window encodes:
- a CDS encoding Mrp/NBP35 family ATP-binding protein: MKRSKKLQNKITTPADLERTQQELSIKRNLKKIKRKIVVMSGKGGVGKSTVASMIALMLSIRGNKVGLMDVDLHGPSIPNMLKISSGMNIKGQHELSPFEYSANLGVISMGMILQKQDEAVIWRGPLKISAIRQFISDVTWGELDFLIVDSPPGTGDEPLTVAQTITDAEAVIVTTPQEISLADVRKSINFCRQVKMNILGIVENMSGLKCPHCGEKIAVFSEGGGKKMAGAMDVPFIGEIPIDPEVVKLADEKQLEHILEKKESDIYRAYATLIEKIEKG, encoded by the coding sequence ATAAAAAGGAGTAAAAAATTGCAGAATAAAATTACCACACCTGCAGACCTTGAAAGGACACAGCAGGAATTGAGTATTAAAAGGAATCTCAAGAAGATAAAACGCAAGATAGTAGTAATGAGCGGTAAAGGTGGGGTAGGAAAAAGCACTGTCGCCTCAATGATTGCCCTTATGCTCAGTATCAGGGGAAACAAGGTAGGGCTTATGGACGTGGACCTGCACGGGCCAAGCATCCCTAATATGCTTAAAATAAGTAGCGGGATGAATATAAAAGGGCAGCATGAGTTAAGCCCGTTTGAATATTCAGCTAATCTGGGCGTTATTTCCATGGGTATGATCCTGCAGAAGCAGGATGAAGCGGTTATATGGCGCGGCCCATTAAAGATAAGCGCTATAAGGCAGTTTATCTCAGATGTAACATGGGGAGAGCTTGACTTTTTAATAGTGGATTCACCGCCAGGCACTGGTGATGAGCCCCTTACTGTTGCCCAAACTATAACCGATGCAGAGGCCGTTATTGTAACCACGCCACAGGAGATCAGCCTTGCGGATGTGAGGAAATCCATCAACTTCTGCCGCCAGGTTAAAATGAATATCCTGGGTATTGTGGAAAACATGAGCGGTTTAAAATGCCCCCATTGCGGTGAAAAGATTGCAGTCTTTAGCGAAGGGGGAGGAAAAAAGATGGCAGGGGCAATGGATGTGCCTTTTATAGGCGAAATACCTATTGATCCTGAGGTTGTTAAATTAGCTGATGAAAAGCAGCTGGAACATATCCTTGAAAAAAAGGAGTCTGATATATACAGGGCCTATGCCACATTAATAGAGAAGATAGAAAAGGGTTAG
- a CDS encoding serine/threonine protein kinase, translating to MTRVKIGSYELLGSLGRGGFGNVYKAKNRDGNLYTLKILNPELTNQPEIITLFLNEAKILSRFDHKNICRLIEYFADGPEYVIVLEYIEGVDLKELMQIEPAGLIPFEQAKTIARECLDAFQYAYEMGILHRDIKPSNIMIERGGRSILMDFGTAVEFTDKTQHGMGRNISASYCAPERFKRPDTYDVRSDIYSLGMVFYEIFTGRLPFNMDSIPEIASWHLNETALPADGCNPSLSKEIAGAIKTALEKMPEKRFNDFMEFKKALGF from the coding sequence ATGACCAGGGTAAAGATAGGCAGTTATGAACTTCTTGGGTCTCTTGGAAGAGGCGGCTTTGGCAATGTATACAAGGCAAAGAACAGGGATGGCAACCTTTATACCCTTAAGATACTGAACCCAGAACTTACCAACCAACCTGAAATCATTACCCTTTTCCTGAATGAGGCTAAAATACTCTCAAGGTTTGACCATAAAAATATCTGTAGGCTTATTGAATATTTCGCTGACGGCCCCGAGTATGTAATTGTGCTTGAATATATAGAGGGTGTTGATCTTAAGGAGCTGATGCAGATAGAGCCAGCGGGTCTTATCCCATTTGAGCAGGCAAAAACTATTGCCAGGGAATGCCTCGATGCATTTCAGTATGCATATGAGATGGGGATTTTGCACAGGGACATAAAGCCCTCCAACATAATGATAGAGAGGGGCGGCAGGAGCATACTGATGGATTTTGGCACTGCTGTTGAGTTCACTGACAAGACTCAGCACGGCATGGGAAGGAACATATCTGCATCATATTGTGCCCCTGAAAGGTTTAAAAGGCCTGATACATATGATGTCCGCTCAGATATCTATTCCCTTGGCATGGTATTTTATGAAATCTTTACAGGGAGACTGCCCTTTAACATGGACAGCATCCCTGAGATAGCATCATGGCACCTTAATGAGACTGCCCTTCCTGCTGATGGCTGTAACCCCTCTCTTTCAAAAGAGATAGCAGGGGCAATAAAAACCGCCCTGGAAAAGATGCCTGAAAAGAGGTTCAACGACTTTATGGAATTTAAAAAGGCCCTTGGTTTTTAA